GAACCTGTACCTGCCGACACTATTGCCTTTGAAGATGCTGACCTAATTTTCTACAACGGCTATAACTTAGAGCCCAACCTGGTGCGACTGCTCAATGCGGCCGGAGTAGATGCCCAGCGAGTAGCCGTAGGTGAGGTGGTGCCGCCCCTAGATTTGCAAAAAGGGACGACCACCGTACCCGATCCCCATGTGTGGGGCGATGTGAGCAATGTGGTGCCCATGGTCGAAACGATTCGGGATCAGCTGATTGAACTAGCCCCCAACCAGGCAGAATTGTTTACTGCTAACGCCGCTGCATACATTGCTGAACTTGAGCAGCTCCACAGCTGGGTCGAGATCCAAACGGCTACCATTCCTCCAACGCAGCGGCAATTGGTCACTACCCACGATGCTTTCCAGTACTATGCCAACGCCTACGGTCTCACGGTAGCGGGCACCCTAATTGGTCTTAGTACCGAGGAGCAACCCAGCGCTCGCACCGTGCAGCAGCTGGTCGCGTCCATCCAGGGGTTGGGAGTACCCGCTATCTTTGCCGAAACCACCATCAATCCCCAGCTCATTACCACCGTGGCCAACGAATCTGGGGT
The DNA window shown above is from Leptolyngbya subtilissima AS-A7 and carries:
- a CDS encoding metal ABC transporter solute-binding protein, Zn/Mn family; its protein translation is MVATSTLIADWVAEVGGDQVALTSILQPGADPHVYEPVPADTIAFEDADLIFYNGYNLEPNLVRLLNAAGVDAQRVAVGEVVPPLDLQKGTTTVPDPHVWGDVSNVVPMVETIRDQLIELAPNQAELFTANAAAYIAELEQLHSWVEIQTATIPPTQRQLVTTHDAFQYYANAYGLTVAGTLIGLSTEEQPSARTVQQLVASIQGLGVPAIFAETTINPQLITTVANESGVDLAPQPLYSDSIGAPGSDGDSYLKMVIANTRSIVENLGGTVTESPF